TCGATGGCCCGACCGCGATCGTACAGGGCACGATGCTGGTCGACTTCGACTACGACGAGATGATGCGTCTGCTCAAGGCGAGGCCGGACACCACCAAGCCAGTCGCTCCGATTGCGAGCCTAGCCGATTGCCTGGGGCGTGCGCCGCCGATCGAGGACGTGCGCGATGCGATCATGGTGGAATTCAACGATATCTGGGACGGAGCGAGCGTGACGTCGGATCTGCGCACCGATGAGCTTGCGCTCGCAGACAAGCTTCTCGCCGATGAGATCGGTCGTGACGACTTCGTGATGGGCACGCCAGCGAGCTGAAACGGTCTCGTTTCGCCCAATTCTCGCGATCGATTATGACTAGTTTGGCGGTGTTCGTTGAAACGAAGCAGCTCTCCGGCCCTTCATTTTTGGTCGAAAGTTTTTCTAATTCAAAAAACGCTTTCTGCGGTTTGCGCAACGCCGTCAGACGTTTAAGTACTCCGCGGCAGCCGGTCAAAACCAGGAAGTGGCAGCGGAGCAATGAGCGCATTTTACCAGGAACAGGTGATCGACGTGCAGCACTGGACCGACACCCTGTTCAGCTTTTCGACCACGCGCGATCCGGGCTTCCGCTTCCAGAACGGCCAATTCACCATGATGGGTCTCGAGGTCGAGGGCCGGCCGCTGCTGCGCGCCTACAGCATGGCGAGCGCCAACCACGAAGAGTCGCTCGAGTTCTTCAGCATCAAGGTCCAGGACGGTCCGCTGACCTCGAGGCTCCAGCGCATTCAGCCGGGCGACACGGTGCTGATCGGCCGCAAGGCCACCGGCACGCTGATCGCCGACAATCTCCTGCCGGGCAAGCGGCTGTTGCTGCTTTCGACCGGCACCGGGCTGGCGCCGTTTGTCAGCATCGTCAAAGACCCGGACGTTTACGAGCGGTTCGACGACATCGTGCTGGTGCACGGCTGCCGGCAGGTGTCCGAGCTGGCCTATGGCGAAAAGATCGTCGAGGGCCTGCGCGGTGACGAACTGTTCGGGCCGCTGCTCGAGGACAAGCTGCATTACTATCCGACCGTCACCCGCGAGCCGTTCCGCAACCGCGGCCGCATCACCGATCTGATCACCTCGGGCAAGCTGTTTGCGGATTGTCGCATGCCGCCGCTCGACATCGAGATTGATCGCATCATGCTGTGCGGCAGTCCCGCGATGCTGGCGGACCTCCGCACCATCTTCGACGAGCGCGGCTTCGTCGAGGGCAATCATTCGGCGCCCGGCCACTTCGTCATCGAGAAGGCTTTCGTCGAGCGCTGAGCCGACGGAAGTCGAGATAGCGAACCGACAGTGTCGAGAAGCGCCGGGCGAGGTGCTAGGCTTGCCGTGCCATGGCCTTCGCCACGATCTGCCGCGCACGTTGGTCCGCCCGTTGGTTGCTGGGTGTCCTGCTGACGTTGGCACTGCAAGGTCAGGCCTTCGCCCATGTCGAGACCGGGACTGCAACCGGTCTTGTCAGCGGGTTCCTTCATCCCATCACCGGTCTCGATCATCTGGTCGCCATGGTTGCTGTCGGGCTTTGGGGCGCGCAACTCGGTGCTCCGGCGATCTGGCTTCTTCCGATCACGTTCCCGCTGGTGATGGCGTTCGGCGGGCTGCTCGGCCTAGCCAAGGTCGGCGTGCCGTTCACCGAACAGGCGGTGGCGCTGTCAGCCGTGGTGCTCGGTGCGCTGATCCTGCTGCGAGTCCGTGCACCGCTTTGGATTGCGGCGCTGGTGGTCGCTTACTTTGCGGTTTTCCACGGTTATGCGCACGGCTTGGAATTGCCCCACGCCGCGGACCCGCTTGCTTATGGCGCGGGCTTCGTGATCGCGACCGGGCTGCTGCATCTGTGCGGCATCCTGATCGGCACGCTGATCCGCTGGCCGGCCGGTGATCGCCTCGTCCGCGCCTGCGGCGCCGCGGTCGGTGGCGTCGGCTGTTATTTCCTGCTCGCGAGCTTGCGCTGAGCCGCTCGCCTAGAACTTATTTTTGCGCTCTCGGATTTCCGCGAACACGGCGTCAGCGGGCTTGCCGGCGAGGCCGAGCAATTTCGCCACCTCCGGCACGTCCGCTCGGAGAAATGGATTGGCCGCCTTCTCCTCGTCGATCGTGGTCGGGATGGTCCATTGACCATCGGCGATCTGCTTCGCCGCCTGCGCGGCGCGCGCTTTCAGCGCCGCATTGTCGGGCTCGATGGTCTGCGCGAATTTGATGTTGGCGAGCGTGTACTCGTGGCCGCAATAGACCAGCGTGTCACCCGGCAGATCGCGCAGCTTCTTCAGCGATGCCCACATCATCGGCATGGTGCCTTCGATGACGCGGCCGCAGCCGATCGAGAACAGCGTGTCGCCTGCGAAGGCGAGCTTGTCGCCTTGAAACCAATAGGTGATGTGGCCCGCAGTGTGGCCTGGCGTCTCGATCACGTTGCTCACGAGATTGCCCACCTTGGCCTTGTCGCCTTCGCGGACGGTTTCGTCGACCATCGGAATCTTGCCGGCTTCGGCGAGCGGCGCCACCACGCGGCATTTGTGCTTCTGTTTGAGTTCGGCAATACCGCCGGTGTGGTCGGCGTGATGATGTGTCACCAGGATGTCGGTGAGCTTCCAGCCGGTTTCGCGCAATGCGGCCTCGACCGGTGCGGCTTCCGGAGCGTCGATGGCGGCGGTGGCGCCGCTCGCCGGATCGTGGATCAGCACGCCGTAATTGTCCTTCAGGCAACGGAACAGCTTGGTTTCGGCGGGCATGTCAGCTCCTCGTCTTTCGGGTTCGGCGGGACCGTATCACGGCTGCGCCACCCTCTTGAACGCCCGAAATGTTGAGCCGGTTCATGGTAGAGTTCCGCCATGTCCATCGACGTCGTCGATCTGCGTTCGTTCTATTCCCAGCGGCTCGGTGCCGTGGCCCGGCATTTCGTCGGCCGCAGCATTCGCAAGCATTGGACCGACACCCGAAACATGCGGGTGCTTGGCATCGGCTATCCCGGTCCGTATCTCGGACTGTTTCGCGAGGAGGCCGAGCGGTGTCTCGCCTTCATGCCGGCCGCGCAGGGCGTGGTGAAATGGCCGACCGTTCGGCCGACGCTCTCGGCGCTGGTCGACGAGCTGGAATTGCCTCTGCCGGATGCCGCGGTCGATCGCGTGCTGCTGGTGCATGCGCTGGAGATGTCGCAGAACGCCACTGCGTTGCTGCGGGAGGTCTGGCGGGTGCTGGCCTCCGGCGGACAATTGCTCACCGTAGTGCCGAACCGGCGCGGGCTCTGGGCCCGCATGGACACAACACCATTCGGTCACGGCCGGCCCTATTCGCGGCCGCAGATCACGAGCCTGATGCGTGAGGCCTGGTTCACGCCGGTGAGTTGGAGCGAGGCTCTCTATGTCCCGCCGATAGAGCGTGGCTGGTTCTTGCGTGCGGCCACCGCTTGGGAGCGCGCGGGGGGCGCCATCTCGGCACCGTTCGCCGGCGTGCATATCGTCGAGGCCACCAAGCAGGTCTATCGCGCAATTCCGGCCCGCCGCGAGAAGCGCAAGCTCGTGCCGGCGCTCAAGCCCGCGCTCGCGCCGGCGCCGCGCGGCATCCGCGAAGCGCTATAGGGCATGATCCCGAAAAGTGTGAAGCGATTTTCGGAAAAGATCATGCCAAAAAAGATTAAGGAGCGACGGGTCTGATTCAACGAAGTTGAATAGACCCTAGAGCGGTTCACTTCTTTTCTGAATCGCTGGGGATTCCGCTGGGCTTCGAATTGTGATTCAAGCTGCTGGCTGGGTTGGAGGCCAGCAGCTCATGACCCGACCTCTGTCCAATGATCTGCGTGAGCGTGTCGTTGCGGCGGTGCGGAACGGTGAGAGCTGCCGGACGGTGGCTTCGCGGTTCGGCGTGGCGGTGTCGTCGGTGGTGAAGTGGTCTCAGCGCTATCGGACGACTGGCTCAGTGTCGCCGAGCAAGATGGGTGGATATCGCAAGCCGGTGCTCGATCCGCATCGGGCCTTCATCCTGGAGCGCATCAGACAGACCCCGCATCTGACCCTGCATGGGCTGAAGGACGAACTTGCCGCGCGTGGGGTAAAGGTCTCGCACAATGCCGTGTGGCTGTTCCTGCGGCGCGAAGACCTGCGGTTCAAAAAAAACACTGTTCGCGCTTGAACAGGCCCGGGCCGACATCGCCCGCAGACGAAAGCGCTGGCGATCCTGGCAGGCCGGTCTCGATCCACGGCGTTTGGTCTTCATCGACGAAACCTGGATCAAGACCAGCATGGCCCCACTGCGCGGATGGGGACGCAAGGGCGATCGCCTGCGAGCTTACGCGCCGCATGGTCATTGGCGGACGCTGACCTTCCTCGGCGCGCTCCGCCACGACGGCCTCACAGCCCCTTGCGTGTTCGATGGCCCGATCAACGGCGAGTGCTTCCGAGCCTATGTCCAGCAGCAACTCGTTCCCGCACTGAAGGCCGGCGATATTGTCGTCATGGACAACCTCGGAAGCCACAAGGCTGCCGTGCTGCGACAGATCATAAGAGCAGCCGGAGCCAGGCTCTGGTACCTGCCGCCCTACTCGCCGGACCTCAATCCGATCGAGCAGGCCTTCGCCAAGATCAAACATTGGATGCGCATGGCTCAAAGGCGCACCATCGACGATGTCTGGCGCCAAATCGGCAGCCTCGTCACAACCATAGGCCCCCGCGAATGCAGCAACTACTTCGCAAACGCCGGATACGCTTCCGTCAAATTGTGAACCGCTCTAGCGCAGCCACAAACGACGCAGCCACAAACGACAAAGCCGGGCGGGGGCCCGGCTTTGCGCAATTCAAATCCTGACAATCCTCAGGTGTTGCCCGGCTCGGGCGCGTCGCCGCCGCCGAAGTCCTGTGGCGCGGCGCCGGCCATTTCCGGCCGCGGTCCGCGGTGACGCCTGCGGCGGTGGCGCGGAAAACGCTCACCGCCTTCATTGGCATCGCCGCCGTTCTGCGGCGCGGCCTGCTGCGGCTGCGCGCCGGTGATGAATGAGGGCAAGCGCTCGCCGTCGCTCTGCTCGGCCTGAGGCTGCTGATATTGCGGCTGCGGCTGAGTGTTATTGTTGTTGTATGGCTGATGCTGTTGCGGCCGCGGCTGATAGTTCGGCTGCTGTTGCCCGCCATAAGGCTGAGACTGCTGCTCGCGCGGCTGATAGTTCGGCTGCTGATTGTTGTAGTTCGGCTGGCCGCCGCCGTAGTTCTGTGCGTTGTTGTAATTCGGCGGTGATTGATTCTGCGGATTGAAGTTGGGCTGCTGAGCGCTCGGCTGGCCGAAGTTGCCTGGAATTTGAGTCGGCTGCGAACCGTCGTCCTCGTCGCCGTCGAAGACTTCGTCGGCAGCACCCTGACCCGGCGCAGGTGGCGCCTGATAGTACGGGTTCTGCTGCCTGAACTGCTCCTGCGCCGCGGCGATTAGACGGAAGTAATGCTCGGCATGCTGGAAATGATTCTCGGCCGTCACCGGGTCGCCGGCGCTTTGCGCATCGCGGGCAAGCTGAAGATATTTCTCAGCGATGTGATGCGCCGTCCCGCGGATCTTCACCTCCGGCCCGTTCGACTCATACACCCGGGTGAGTGGATTGTGATGATGACCGCCGCCGCCGCCCCCGCCGCCACCGTGCCCCTTGTGATTGCGGTTGCGCCCCCGCATGCGCTTGTTCTGTCCGTTTCTCATGACGCCTGTCGCTGACTCCTGTTAGCGGCGATTGTGGTCCCGCCGATTTATCCACCCAACTTCAAGCCAAGTCCCTATGCAGGACCTTCGTAGCCAAGCCTCTCAAACGCCTCGGCATGACGAGCCGGTGACAACCCGGCCCATCAGCCGCGCTCGAAAGCCGATATCCAGCGCTTCGGATACGGCAACCCATCGGGCCGCGAAACGGATCGCGGCGGCGCTTTGATTGTCTTCGTGCGTGTCGTTGTCGTTAATGCGTCGCAAAGCCCGATACGTGCCCGACCGCTAGCTTGATGACTTGAGTTCGGCGATCCTGTCTGCCGTCTGACCCGCAGCCTATCTGGTCCACCACCGGCCTCGCCGAGCATAACGCTCCGGGCCTCAGCAACGTGACCTTCGGGTCGATTCCTATAGGGAAGCTAGTCTGTCTTGCCCCATAATCCAAGCGATTTTTTGCCTATCCGCAATGTTAGTTGAACATGGCGTTATTCCGGCACCGCTGCACAGAGGGCTCGGGGAACACCCGAAAGATCGGTATCGGCAGGGCGCGGCACAAGGCCTGCCATGCGGAATATTGAGGCCACCTGGGCCTCCTGGCCGAAGCCCAATTCCACCACCAGATGGCCGCCAGGCTTGAGCAATCGACCCACCTGTCCCGCAATGGTGCGGTAGCAGTCGAGCCCATCCGGGCCGCCGTCGAGCGCGCGTCGCGGATCGTGACGGACCTCGGGCGCGAGGCTCGCGATGTCGCCGCTGATCACGTAAGGCGGATTGGACACGATGACGTCGAACGGTCCGGCGAGCGCCGCGCTGAAGTCGCAGGCAACGAAGCGCGCGCGGCGGTCGAGCTCGAGCCGCCGCGCGTTGTCGCGTGCAGTCTGGAGCGCTTCCGGACTCACATCGGTTGCGACGCCGTGGGCGTTCGGCAACTCGGTCAGCAACGCGATCAGCAACGCACCGGAGCCGGTGCCGAGGTCGGCAATGCGCAGCGGCCGCTGACGCGGCCCGCCGCTATCGACCGCGGCGAGCGCCGCTTCGACCACGGTCTCGGTGTCCGGCCGCGGCACCAGCGTTGCGGGACTGAGCCGCAGCGGCAGCCCCCAGAATTCCTGATGGCCGAGAATGCGCGCCACCGGTTCGCGAGCAAGCCGCCGGGCGGCGAGCACATCGATGGCACGCGCCTCGTCGTCGGTGATGGCGCGGCTCGCTTCGATGGTGAGGCCGGTGTGGTCGAGGCCGAGCGCATGGCCTGTCAACAGCCGCGCGTCGAGCTCCGGACTGTCGAGGCCGGCGCGGCGGAACATCTCGCTCAGTGCACGGCGCGCCTGTACCACCGTCATGCCGCGCATCGCGGGCGCGGCTGGCGAGGCTTGATCGAGGATCGTCATCAGCCCGCCTCGGCCGCCAGCAGTTCGGCCTGATGGTGGGTGATCAGCGCATCGATGATTTCGCCCAGCGCTTCGCCCTCGATCACCTTGGGCAGATTGTAGAGCGTCAGGTTGATCCGGTGATCGGTGACGCGGCCCTGCGGAAAATTATAGGTGCGGATGCGCTCCGAGCGGTCGCCGCTGCCGACCTGATCCTTGCGCGCGGCGGCGCGCTCGGTGTCGCGTTTGGTCTTCTCGGCGTCGTAAAGCTTGGCGCGCAGCATCGCCATCGCCTTGGCGCGGTTCTTGTGCTGCGACCGCTCTTCCTGGACCATCACCACGACGCCGCTCGGCATGTGGGTGATGCGGATCGCGGATTCGGTCTTGTTGACGTGCTGACCGCCGGCGCCTTGCGACCGCATGGTGTCGATCTTCAGATCGTCAGGCTTGATCTCGATGTCGACGTCTTCCACTTCGGGCAGCACCGCGACGGTCGCGGCCGACGTGTGCACGCGGCCCTGCGCCTCGGTGTCGGGCACGCGCTGCACGCGATGCACGCCGGATTCGAACTTGAGGCGTGCGAAGGGGCCGCGGCCTGTGATCTCGGCGACGATTTCCTTGAAGCCGCCCTTGGTGCCCTCGGTGACGGACATGATCTCGGTGGTCCAGCCTTGGCGCGCGGCATAACGCTCGTACATGCGGAACAGGTCGCCGGCGAACAGCGAAGCTTCGTCGCCTCCGGTCCCGGCGCGGATCTCGACGATCACATTGCGTTCGTCCATCGCGTCCTTGGGCAGGAGCGAAACGCGCAGCTCCTCGATCATCTGCTCGCGCTTGCCGATGAGCGCGTGCCGCTCCTCGTCGGCCATCTCGCGCATCGCCGGATCGCTCGACGGATCGGCGATCAACGCTTCGAGGTCTGCAAGTTCTCCCGCGACGCTGCGATAGGCCTTGATCTTGCCCACCACGGGATCGATCTCGGCAAATTCCCGCGAAAGCTTGACGAACGCCTCAGGCGCGAGCTGTTGCGTCAGCTCTGCCTCCACGGCGGCATGGCGGGCGAGCAGCGTGTCGAGTTTTTGTTCAGGCAGTGCAGTCGTCACAATTGCAGTCCTTCGGCCGCGGCGAACTGTTCCAGCCGCTCACGGATCGTGCCGCTGTGCGGCGGATTTTCGACCAGCGTCCTGATCAGCGCCTCGGCCTTGCCGACGTCGAGATCAAGCAGCATGGCCTTCACGGCGCCGAGCGCCGACGGCGTCAGCGACAGCGCGCGGAAACCCAAGGCCACCAGCGCCAGCGCGCCAATCGGCTTCGACGCAAGCTCGCCGCACAGTGTCACCGGCTTGCCACCGGCTTTGGCCCGATCGACGATGTTCATCAACGCGCGCAACACAGGGGCGGAGAGCGCATCAAATCGGTCGGCGACGCGACGGTTGCCGCGGTCGGCAGCGAACAGGAACTGCACTAGGTCATTGGAACCGACCGACAGGAAATCCACCCGCGACACCAGCGCATCGAGCTGGAACAAAAGCGACGGCACCTCGACCATGGTGCCGACTTCGACGCGGTCGGGCAGCTTGTGCCGCCGCCTCCGCAATGCGGTGAGCTCGCGCTCGATCATGGCCTTGGCTTCGTCGAATTCGGCGCAGGTCGCGACCATCGGAAACATGATGCGAAGCTCGCGCTCGGCTGCGGCCTGGAGCAGCGCGCGGATCTGACTGCGCATCAGCCCCGGCCGGTCGAGGCCGAGCCGGATCGCGCGCCAGCCGAGCGCCGGATTCTCTTCGGGCTCGGCGCGCATATAGGGCAGGATCTTGTCGCCGCCAACGTCGAGCGTGCGGAACGTCACCGGCTTGTCGCCGGCGGAGTCGAGCACCGCGCGATAGAGCGAGAGCTGCTCGCTGATGCGCGGCATTTCGGTCGCGATCATGAACTGCAGCTCGGTGCGGAACAGCCCGATGCCGGCAGCTCCGGTTTCCGCGATATGCGGAAGGTCCACCAGCAGGCCGGCGTTGATCATCAGCGCGACGTGCTGGCCGTCCTTGGTGACGCTCGGCCGGTCGCGCAGCGCGCGGTATTGCGCCTGCCGCCGGGCGCGGAGCTTCACGCGTTCCCCGTAGGCGACCTCGATGTCGGAGGCGGGCCGCAGATGCACGTCGCCGGTCGAGCCGTCGACGATGATCGGGTCGCCGGGTTCGACCAGTCCCGAGATGTTGTCGATCTCGCCGACGGCGGCGATGCCGATCGCACGCGCCACGATGGAGACGTGCGACGTCGGGCCGCCCTCCTCGAGCAGAAGCCCACGGAGCTTGCGCCGGTCGTAATCCAGCAGCGCCGCCGGCCCCATCGAGCGCGCGACCAGGATGGCGTTATCGGGCAATTGCTCACGCGGCGGTGCGTGGTCCTGGCCCATCAGGTGCCGCATCAGCCGGTTGGCCAGATCGTCGAGATCGTGCAGCCGCTCGCGCAGATACGGATCGGTGACGCGCAACATGCGGGCGCGGGTGTCGGACTGCACGCGCTCGACGCCGGCCTCGGCGGTGAGGCCGGTGCCGACCGCCTCGCGCAGCCGGTGCAGCCAGCCCTGGTCGTGGGCGAAGCTCCGATAGGCATCGAGCACCTCGCGATGCTCGCCGCCGTCGGCGACATCGCGGCGCTCCAGCATCAGGTCGAGGTCGGCGCGCAAGGCCGTAATCGAATCGTCGAGGCGCTTGAGCTCTTTCTGAACGTCGTCGGCGATGACGTTCTTCACCGTGACGCGCGGCTCGTGCAGCACAACATGGCCGAGCGCGATGCCGTCGGCGAGCGCCGTGCCGGTCATATGCAGCCGCGGCTTGATGGCCGGCTCGGCGCCGGGCTTGGCGATCGAGGACAATTCGCCCGAGGCGATCATCTCCGCCATCACCATGGCGGTGGTCTGCAACGCCTCTTCTTCCTCTTCGGAGTAGGTGCGGCGCG
The Rhodoplanes sp. Z2-YC6860 genome window above contains:
- a CDS encoding ferredoxin--NADP reductase, encoding MSAFYQEQVIDVQHWTDTLFSFSTTRDPGFRFQNGQFTMMGLEVEGRPLLRAYSMASANHEESLEFFSIKVQDGPLTSRLQRIQPGDTVLIGRKATGTLIADNLLPGKRLLLLSTGTGLAPFVSIVKDPDVYERFDDIVLVHGCRQVSELAYGEKIVEGLRGDELFGPLLEDKLHYYPTVTREPFRNRGRITDLITSGKLFADCRMPPLDIEIDRIMLCGSPAMLADLRTIFDERGFVEGNHSAPGHFVIEKAFVER
- a CDS encoding HupE/UreJ family protein; this translates as MAFATICRARWSARWLLGVLLTLALQGQAFAHVETGTATGLVSGFLHPITGLDHLVAMVAVGLWGAQLGAPAIWLLPITFPLVMAFGGLLGLAKVGVPFTEQAVALSAVVLGALILLRVRAPLWIAALVVAYFAVFHGYAHGLELPHAADPLAYGAGFVIATGLLHLCGILIGTLIRWPAGDRLVRACGAAVGGVGCYFLLASLR
- the gloB gene encoding hydroxyacylglutathione hydrolase; this translates as MPAETKLFRCLKDNYGVLIHDPASGATAAIDAPEAAPVEAALRETGWKLTDILVTHHHADHTGGIAELKQKHKCRVVAPLAEAGKIPMVDETVREGDKAKVGNLVSNVIETPGHTAGHITYWFQGDKLAFAGDTLFSIGCGRVIEGTMPMMWASLKKLRDLPGDTLVYCGHEYTLANIKFAQTIEPDNAALKARAAQAAKQIADGQWTIPTTIDEEKAANPFLRADVPEVAKLLGLAGKPADAVFAEIRERKNKF
- a CDS encoding class I SAM-dependent methyltransferase; this encodes MSIDVVDLRSFYSQRLGAVARHFVGRSIRKHWTDTRNMRVLGIGYPGPYLGLFREEAERCLAFMPAAQGVVKWPTVRPTLSALVDELELPLPDAAVDRVLLVHALEMSQNATALLREVWRVLASGGQLLTVVPNRRGLWARMDTTPFGHGRPYSRPQITSLMREAWFTPVSWSEALYVPPIERGWFLRAATAWERAGGAISAPFAGVHIVEATKQVYRAIPARREKRKLVPALKPALAPAPRGIREAL
- a CDS encoding IS630 family transposase (programmed frameshift) produces the protein MTRPLSNDLRERVVAAVRNGESCRTVASRFGVAVSSVVKWSQRYRTTGSVSPSKMGGYRKPVLDPHRAFILERIRQTPHLTLHGLKDELAARGVKVSHNAVWLFLRREDLRFKKTLFALEQARADIARRRKRWRSWQAGLDPRRLVFIDETWIKTSMAPLRGWGRKGDRLRAYAPHGHWRTLTFLGALRHDGLTAPCVFDGPINGECFRAYVQQQLVPALKAGDIVVMDNLGSHKAAVLRQIIRAAGARLWYLPPYSPDLNPIEQAFAKIKHWMRMAQRRTIDDVWRQIGSLVTTIGPRECSNYFANAGYASVKL
- a CDS encoding DUF4167 domain-containing protein, with the translated sequence MRNGQNKRMRGRNRNHKGHGGGGGGGGGHHHNPLTRVYESNGPEVKIRGTAHHIAEKYLQLARDAQSAGDPVTAENHFQHAEHYFRLIAAAQEQFRQQNPYYQAPPAPGQGAADEVFDGDEDDGSQPTQIPGNFGQPSAQQPNFNPQNQSPPNYNNAQNYGGGQPNYNNQQPNYQPREQQSQPYGGQQQPNYQPRPQQHQPYNNNNTQPQPQYQQPQAEQSDGERLPSFITGAQPQQAAPQNGGDANEGGERFPRHRRRRHRGPRPEMAGAAPQDFGGGDAPEPGNT
- the prmC gene encoding peptide chain release factor N(5)-glutamine methyltransferase, encoding MTILDQASPAAPAMRGMTVVQARRALSEMFRRAGLDSPELDARLLTGHALGLDHTGLTIEASRAITDDEARAIDVLAARRLAREPVARILGHQEFWGLPLRLSPATLVPRPDTETVVEAALAAVDSGGPRQRPLRIADLGTGSGALLIALLTELPNAHGVATDVSPEALQTARDNARRLELDRRARFVACDFSAALAGPFDVIVSNPPYVISGDIASLAPEVRHDPRRALDGGPDGLDCYRTIAGQVGRLLKPGGHLVVELGFGQEAQVASIFRMAGLVPRPADTDLSGVPRALCAAVPE
- the prfA gene encoding peptide chain release factor 1 — its product is MTTALPEQKLDTLLARHAAVEAELTQQLAPEAFVKLSREFAEIDPVVGKIKAYRSVAGELADLEALIADPSSDPAMREMADEERHALIGKREQMIEELRVSLLPKDAMDERNVIVEIRAGTGGDEASLFAGDLFRMYERYAARQGWTTEIMSVTEGTKGGFKEIVAEITGRGPFARLKFESGVHRVQRVPDTEAQGRVHTSAATVAVLPEVEDVDIEIKPDDLKIDTMRSQGAGGQHVNKTESAIRITHMPSGVVVMVQEERSQHKNRAKAMAMLRAKLYDAEKTKRDTERAAARKDQVGSGDRSERIRTYNFPQGRVTDHRINLTLYNLPKVIEGEALGEIIDALITHHQAELLAAEAG
- the ptsP gene encoding phosphoenolpyruvate--protein phosphotransferase, translated to MRGALGGPRVLLRRLREVMAEPVSAQERLDKIVVLIAANMVAEVCSVYVLRVDGTLELYATEGLKHEAVHQTVLRQDEGLVGLVASEANPINLSEAQAHPAFAYRPETGEEIYHSFLGVPILRAGNTLGVLVVQNRARRTYSEEEEEALQTTAMVMAEMIASGELSSIAKPGAEPAIKPRLHMTGTALADGIALGHVVLHEPRVTVKNVIADDVQKELKRLDDSITALRADLDLMLERRDVADGGEHREVLDAYRSFAHDQGWLHRLREAVGTGLTAEAGVERVQSDTRARMLRVTDPYLRERLHDLDDLANRLMRHLMGQDHAPPREQLPDNAILVARSMGPAALLDYDRRKLRGLLLEEGGPTSHVSIVARAIGIAAVGEIDNISGLVEPGDPIIVDGSTGDVHLRPASDIEVAYGERVKLRARRQAQYRALRDRPSVTKDGQHVALMINAGLLVDLPHIAETGAAGIGLFRTELQFMIATEMPRISEQLSLYRAVLDSAGDKPVTFRTLDVGGDKILPYMRAEPEENPALGWRAIRLGLDRPGLMRSQIRALLQAAAERELRIMFPMVATCAEFDEAKAMIERELTALRRRRHKLPDRVEVGTMVEVPSLLFQLDALVSRVDFLSVGSNDLVQFLFAADRGNRRVADRFDALSAPVLRALMNIVDRAKAGGKPVTLCGELASKPIGALALVALGFRALSLTPSALGAVKAMLLDLDVGKAEALIRTLVENPPHSGTIRERLEQFAAAEGLQL